One genomic window of Candidatus Pseudobacter hemicellulosilyticus includes the following:
- a CDS encoding transposase, translating into MKEEKKSIIDHHACSYVTFNTIDWIDVFIRPGYKQVITDALNSFVTNKKLIIFSWCLMTNHLHLLARSNEKGGLAQFEKDFKKQTTKEILEAIDGEPELRHNWMLAHFEAASQQMKRLEKYTLWQNCSNPVFIDFKDPYKLKEKVLHIHENPLRDLVVDQPEDYLHSSARDYVGRKGLVQVNRIDFEDLLKAIITA; encoded by the coding sequence ATGAAAGAAGAGAAGAAAAGTATCATTGACCACCATGCCTGTTCTTACGTTACGTTCAACACTATCGACTGGATAGATGTCTTTATCCGGCCGGGTTATAAACAGGTTATTACTGATGCCCTGAATAGTTTTGTGACCAATAAAAAGCTGATCATATTTTCCTGGTGCCTGATGACCAACCATCTTCACCTGCTGGCCCGCAGTAATGAAAAAGGCGGCCTGGCGCAGTTTGAAAAGGATTTCAAGAAGCAAACCACCAAGGAGATCCTGGAGGCTATTGACGGCGAGCCGGAACTGCGGCACAACTGGATGCTGGCTCATTTTGAAGCAGCCAGCCAGCAGATGAAGCGGCTGGAAAAATATACGCTCTGGCAGAATTGCAGCAACCCGGTGTTTATTGATTTTAAAGATCCCTATAAGCTAAAAGAAAAAGTACTGCATATCCACGAGAACCCGCTCCGGGACCTGGTTGTGGACCAGCCTGAGGATTACCTGCACAGTTCAGCCCGGGACTATGTTGGCCGCAAAGGGCTGGTGCAGGTGAATCGCATCGATTTTGAAGACCTCCTGAAAGCCATCATCACAGCGTAG
- a CDS encoding histidine kinase — MKQHPFIFSDEPRYRIRRHLAFWVFWWLFQSILYSFVALEAPGAYWGRMPMVMTESLIFMAVHISLSYSLLYFVIPRYLLQQRYAQTIFWTMLCCLAAAALSGTLAIYVIRPIRIWMLGPYRMSPARSMGMDFFLSLMAGLRGGITIGGMAAAIKLMKYWYVKEQRNLQLQKENAEAQLQLLKAQVHPHFLFNTLNNIYANTQATAPVASGMLMQLSDILRFILYEGSQPQVALAKELKMVQDYIALEQMRYDEQLDVFIDVPQNTDELTIAPLLLLPLVENCFKHGTSHMLEHPWMSLQVRLEDGLMQLKLVNGKTALPATDQAANGIGISNVRQRLELLYPDKHIFTITNDPDVFIVNLSIQLRTSGTSRKKTGRPLSNQHA; from the coding sequence ATGAAGCAGCACCCTTTCATATTTTCTGATGAGCCCAGGTACAGGATACGCCGGCACCTGGCTTTCTGGGTCTTCTGGTGGCTGTTCCAGAGTATCCTGTATTCCTTTGTGGCCCTGGAAGCACCCGGCGCCTACTGGGGCAGAATGCCCATGGTGATGACAGAGTCCCTGATCTTTATGGCGGTCCATATCTCCCTGTCGTATTCCCTGTTGTATTTTGTGATCCCCCGTTACCTGCTGCAGCAACGGTATGCACAGACCATCTTCTGGACCATGCTCTGCTGCCTGGCGGCCGCAGCCCTTTCCGGCACCCTGGCCATTTATGTGATCCGGCCTATCCGCATCTGGATGCTGGGGCCCTACCGGATGAGCCCGGCACGCTCAATGGGGATGGATTTTTTTCTTTCCCTCATGGCCGGTCTGCGTGGCGGCATCACCATTGGCGGCATGGCCGCCGCCATCAAGCTGATGAAGTACTGGTACGTAAAGGAGCAGCGCAACCTTCAGCTCCAGAAAGAAAATGCAGAAGCACAGCTGCAATTGCTCAAAGCACAGGTCCACCCGCATTTCCTTTTCAATACCCTGAATAATATCTATGCCAATACGCAGGCCACCGCACCGGTAGCCTCCGGCATGCTGATGCAGCTCTCCGATATCCTCCGCTTTATCCTGTATGAAGGCAGTCAGCCGCAGGTAGCGCTTGCCAAAGAACTGAAGATGGTGCAGGACTATATTGCACTGGAACAGATGCGCTATGACGAGCAGCTGGATGTTTTTATAGATGTCCCGCAAAATACGGATGAACTGACCATTGCCCCGCTCCTGCTCCTGCCACTGGTGGAAAACTGTTTCAAACACGGCACCAGCCATATGCTGGAACATCCCTGGATGAGCCTGCAGGTGAGACTGGAAGACGGACTGATGCAGCTGAAACTGGTGAACGGCAAAACAGCCCTGCCAGCCACTGATCAGGCGGCCAACGGCATTGGCATCAGCAATGTGCGGCAGCGACTGGAACTGCTTTATCCCGACAAGCATATTTTTACCATCACCAATGATCCGGATGTTTTTATTGTCAATCTTTCTATACAACTAAGAACATCCGGGACCAGCAGAAAAAAGACCGGCAGACCACTGTCCAACCAACATGCCTGA
- a CDS encoding response regulator transcription factor, giving the protein MPEPATIPCLIIDDEPPAREILRRYVEEVPTLQLAGECSNAIQAISFLQRQQVELLFLDIRMPQLDGISFLKTLKHPPKVILTTAYSEYALEGYELDVVDYLVKPIRFDRFLKAVNKACATGIVRELAAVAAPVAERKDSFVYFRADRKMVKVMLNDILYIESMKDYVKIMTTQGQLITKQSITSVEAMLSGDQFVRTHRSYIVAVSKIRSYTNELIEMDTAEIPIGKLYRNGVLKVLS; this is encoded by the coding sequence ATGCCTGAGCCAGCCACCATACCCTGCCTGATCATTGATGATGAACCGCCGGCGCGGGAGATCCTTCGTCGCTACGTGGAGGAAGTGCCAACCCTGCAACTGGCGGGAGAATGCAGCAATGCCATCCAGGCCATCAGTTTCCTCCAGCGGCAGCAGGTGGAACTGCTCTTCCTGGATATCCGCATGCCGCAACTGGATGGCATCAGTTTTCTCAAGACCCTCAAGCATCCGCCCAAAGTGATCCTGACCACTGCTTATTCTGAATATGCACTGGAAGGTTACGAACTGGATGTGGTGGACTACCTGGTAAAACCCATCCGCTTTGATCGTTTCCTCAAAGCGGTCAATAAAGCCTGTGCTACCGGCATCGTGCGGGAGCTGGCCGCCGTAGCAGCACCTGTTGCAGAGCGAAAGGATTCTTTCGTGTATTTCCGGGCCGACCGGAAAATGGTCAAAGTAATGCTCAACGATATCCTGTATATCGAGAGCATGAAAGATTATGTGAAGATAATGACCACCCAGGGACAGCTGATCACCAAACAGTCTATCACTTCCGTGGAAGCCATGTTATCCGGCGACCAGTTTGTGCGGACCCACCGCAGCTATATTGTAGCCGTCAGCAAGATCCGCTCCTATACCAATGAACTGATAGAGATGGATACTGCTGAGATCCCTATCGGCAAACTGTACCGGAACGGCGTGCTGAAAGTATTAAGCTAA
- a CDS encoding UvrD-helicase domain-containing protein, with product MIDYLKGLNERQREAVLHLNGPLMIVAGAGSGKTKVLTTRIAHLMASGVDAFNILALTFTNKAAKEMKERIEHILGNSEARNLYIGTFHSVFARILRSEAHRLGYPNSFTIYDTDDAKSVLKTVINEMNLDDKLYKPSQVYNRISSAKNALVGPAEYANDYALQQEDLRGNKPAIAQIYDAYVKRCFKNGAMDFDDLLMKFYELLKHFPDALSKYQRKFKYILIDEYQDTNPAQYEVIKLLGAMHENVCVVGDDAQSIYGFRGATIENILQFEKDYEDAHLVKLEQNYRSTQSILNAANEVIGNNKSQIPKNLWTENSEGEKIKLIRTNTDNDEGKFVADTIQEQKLRNHYSNRDFAILYRTNAQSRAFEESLRRMGIAYTMYGGLSFYQRKEIKDFVAYLRIIINSRDEEALKRIVNYPVRGIGKTSIDRAVLAANEHNISMWEVLERAREFGYKAGTLEAIDNFVTMIRSFASMLQQKNAYDVAVHVGKQTNLVKELFNDKSTEGVARYENIQELLNSIKEWTESPDTDEGEVMDKGLAAYLQQITLLTDADEKDPNADTVKLMTIHAAKGLEFSCVFAAGLEEMLFPNAMSINSREELEEERRLFYVVITRAKARLWISYANTRYRFGSLIQNEPSRFLDELPDQFLDRSFAGGGMRNQGGAQWSRSSASDRMGGGGWGGGNSARDAEKKYGPPPSKKKEVPQYITPKPPQNKVVEHVPSADFVPSDTSNLQEGQKVEHQKFGFGVVVKMEGSAHNPVATVKFDSNGEKKIMLNYAKLRIIE from the coding sequence ATGATCGATTATTTAAAAGGTTTGAATGAACGGCAGCGTGAGGCCGTACTGCATCTTAATGGTCCCCTGATGATCGTCGCCGGCGCAGGGAGTGGAAAAACCAAAGTGCTGACTACCCGGATCGCTCACCTGATGGCTTCCGGCGTGGATGCTTTCAATATCCTGGCACTGACCTTTACCAATAAGGCCGCCAAGGAAATGAAGGAAAGGATTGAACATATCCTGGGCAATTCCGAAGCCCGCAACCTCTATATCGGTACCTTCCACAGTGTATTTGCCCGCATCCTGCGCAGTGAAGCACACCGGCTTGGTTATCCCAACAGCTTCACCATCTATGATACCGATGACGCCAAAAGCGTTCTCAAAACGGTGATCAATGAAATGAACCTGGACGATAAACTCTATAAACCTTCCCAGGTCTACAACAGGATCTCCAGCGCAAAGAACGCCCTGGTGGGTCCGGCGGAATATGCCAATGACTATGCCCTGCAGCAGGAAGATCTGCGCGGCAACAAACCAGCCATCGCCCAGATCTATGATGCGTATGTAAAGCGCTGTTTCAAGAACGGCGCCATGGACTTTGACGACCTGCTCATGAAATTCTATGAGCTGCTCAAACATTTTCCCGACGCGCTCAGCAAATACCAGCGCAAATTCAAATATATCCTTATCGATGAGTACCAGGATACCAACCCTGCCCAGTACGAGGTGATCAAATTGCTGGGCGCCATGCATGAGAACGTCTGCGTGGTGGGTGATGACGCCCAGAGTATCTATGGCTTCCGTGGCGCAACCATTGAGAATATCCTCCAGTTTGAGAAAGATTATGAAGATGCACACCTGGTGAAGCTGGAGCAGAACTACCGCAGTACCCAGAGCATCCTCAATGCAGCCAATGAAGTGATCGGGAATAATAAGAGCCAGATCCCCAAAAACCTCTGGACGGAAAATTCCGAAGGCGAGAAGATCAAACTGATCCGTACCAATACTGATAACGACGAAGGCAAATTTGTAGCCGATACCATCCAGGAACAGAAACTGCGCAACCATTACAGCAACCGAGATTTCGCTATCCTGTACCGCACCAATGCGCAGAGCCGGGCTTTTGAAGAATCGCTGCGCCGGATGGGCATTGCCTATACCATGTATGGCGGTCTCAGCTTTTACCAGCGCAAGGAGATCAAGGATTTTGTGGCATACCTGCGGATCATTATCAATTCGCGCGATGAAGAAGCGCTGAAGCGGATCGTCAACTATCCCGTCCGCGGGATCGGTAAAACGAGTATCGACAGGGCCGTACTGGCAGCCAACGAGCACAATATTTCCATGTGGGAAGTACTGGAGCGTGCCCGGGAATTTGGTTACAAGGCCGGGACCCTGGAAGCCATCGATAATTTTGTGACCATGATCAGGAGCTTCGCCAGCATGCTGCAGCAGAAGAATGCCTATGATGTGGCGGTGCATGTGGGTAAGCAGACCAATCTTGTCAAAGAGCTGTTCAACGATAAAAGCACTGAAGGCGTAGCCCGCTACGAGAATATCCAGGAATTGCTTAACTCCATCAAGGAATGGACAGAAAGCCCTGATACCGATGAAGGGGAAGTGATGGATAAAGGACTGGCTGCCTACCTGCAGCAGATCACCCTGCTCACTGATGCAGATGAAAAAGACCCCAATGCCGATACGGTAAAACTGATGACCATCCACGCCGCCAAGGGCCTGGAATTCAGTTGCGTGTTTGCCGCCGGCCTGGAGGAAATGCTTTTCCCCAATGCCATGTCCATCAACAGCCGGGAAGAGCTGGAAGAAGAACGCAGGCTGTTCTACGTAGTGATCACCCGCGCCAAGGCCAGGCTCTGGATCAGCTATGCCAATACCCGCTATCGCTTTGGCTCACTGATACAGAACGAGCCCAGCCGTTTCCTGGATGAATTGCCCGATCAGTTCCTGGACCGCAGCTTTGCCGGTGGCGGCATGCGCAACCAGGGCGGCGCCCAGTGGAGCCGGTCCAGCGCCTCCGACCGGATGGGTGGCGGTGGCTGGGGTGGCGGTAATTCCGCCAGGGATGCTGAAAAAAAATATGGTCCTCCGCCTTCCAAGAAAAAGGAAGTACCCCAGTATATTACGCCCAAGCCCCCGCAAAACAAAGTGGTGGAGCATGTGCCCTCGGCCGATTTTGTGCCCAGCGATACGAGCAATCTCCAGGAAGGACAGAAGGTAGAACACCAGAAATTTGGTTTTGGTGTGGTCGTCAAAATGGAAGGCTCTGCGCACAATCCGGTAGCTACTGTGAAGTTTGACAGTAACGGGGAGAAGAAGATCATGCTCAACTATGCCAAGCTGCGCATTATTGAATAA
- a CDS encoding ORF6N domain-containing protein, with the protein MEQAILLSKIFTIRGARIMLDVDIAGLYEVQTKTLNQAVKRNFDRFPSDFMFQLTQEEWSNLRSQFVTTSWGGSRYLPYAFTEHGITMLASVLKSEKAIKMNIAIVRAFIALREVGMHYHELAVKIKELEKEYNRQFADIYEALKILLEDKQQRGDFASRTRIGFKNEPD; encoded by the coding sequence ATGGAACAAGCTATTTTATTAAGTAAAATATTTACAATCAGGGGGGCCAGGATCATGCTGGATGTAGATATTGCAGGGCTGTACGAGGTACAAACAAAGACGCTTAACCAGGCTGTAAAAAGAAATTTTGACCGGTTCCCATCCGATTTCATGTTTCAGCTGACACAAGAAGAGTGGTCAAACTTGAGGTCACAATTTGTGACCACAAGTTGGGGTGGGTCAAGGTACCTGCCGTACGCATTTACAGAACACGGGATTACCATGTTAGCCAGTGTGTTAAAAAGTGAAAAAGCTATTAAAATGAATATTGCCATTGTTCGGGCGTTTATCGCTTTGAGGGAAGTGGGGATGCATTATCATGAATTAGCTGTAAAAATCAAGGAATTGGAAAAAGAATACAACCGCCAGTTTGCGGATATTTATGAGGCGCTGAAAATACTGCTGGAAGATAAACAGCAAAGAGGGGATTTTGCCAGCCGTACCCGTATCGGCTTTAAGAATGAACCGGATTAG
- a CDS encoding AAA family ATPase — protein MSSTDSSNHLFQLASRFVNQTGRHIFLTGRAGTGKTTFLRYIREHSAKKMAIVAPTGVAAINAGGVTLHSFFQLPFGAFIPTLQGAWDHGRQVNNPHTLLKNLRLSNDKRELMRELELLIIDEVSMLRADLLDEIDLVLRHVRHKTSQPFGGVQVLFIGDLFQLPPVINNEEWELLRPHYRSPLFFDAQVLQQSPLLYLELQKIYRQHETGFINLLNNVRNNQVTDQDLELLHKHYRPGYQQEEGDNYITLTTHNAKADAINQQQLEQLEGEQFAFTGEIKGDFSEKALPADKLLQLKVGAQIMFLKNDKGESRRYYNGKIAIVDRIENDKIFVRFPNEPQEMELEKETWRNIRYQYNREQDNIEEEELGTYTQYPIRLAWAITIHKSQGLTFEKAIIDAGASFAPGQVYVALSRLTTLDGLILFSRIQPHAIQTDERALHFTRSARPEDFLLEELQKEQKLFIGRSLVQSFDWSKLFASFRDHFESYERLQLPDKNAAVQWAYQLLEEVTRLQEMAGKFNRQLEQLLPQAEQDNYQHLHQRIGAAVDYFGKPLDVIATSIQTHTSELTGKQKSKKYLAALRELALLPDRKKLELQACLLITEGLTRQEEIGQLLQQVEEKKIAGRQQQEKLPPPKPEKAAKGETRRLSLQLFREGKGMADIAIERNLAISTIETHLVSFIITGEISITDIVDAGKVTQILQAMEAIAFTGHAAQSLKDKLGENFSYGEIRAVIQHRDWLQTASKPQE, from the coding sequence ATGTCATCAACGGATAGCAGCAATCATCTTTTTCAACTCGCCTCCAGGTTCGTGAACCAGACGGGCCGCCATATCTTCCTCACTGGAAGGGCGGGCACCGGCAAAACCACTTTCCTGCGCTATATCCGTGAGCATAGCGCTAAAAAAATGGCCATAGTAGCCCCTACCGGCGTAGCCGCTATCAATGCCGGCGGCGTTACCCTGCACTCTTTTTTCCAGTTGCCTTTCGGTGCTTTTATCCCAACATTGCAGGGCGCCTGGGACCATGGCCGGCAGGTCAATAACCCCCATACCCTCCTGAAGAACCTGCGCCTCAGCAACGACAAACGGGAGCTGATGCGGGAACTGGAACTGCTGATCATTGATGAGGTCAGTATGCTGCGGGCCGACCTGCTGGACGAAATAGACCTGGTGCTCCGGCATGTCCGCCACAAAACCAGTCAGCCCTTTGGCGGCGTACAGGTCCTGTTCATCGGCGACCTCTTCCAGCTGCCACCCGTTATCAATAATGAAGAATGGGAACTGCTCCGCCCGCATTACCGGAGCCCGCTCTTCTTTGATGCCCAGGTCCTGCAGCAATCGCCACTCCTCTACCTGGAACTGCAGAAGATCTACCGGCAACATGAAACAGGTTTTATCAACCTGCTCAATAATGTACGGAACAACCAGGTCACCGACCAGGACCTGGAACTCCTGCACAAACACTACCGCCCCGGCTACCAGCAGGAAGAGGGCGACAACTACATCACCCTCACTACCCACAATGCCAAAGCCGACGCCATCAACCAGCAGCAGCTGGAACAGCTGGAAGGCGAACAGTTTGCATTCACAGGAGAGATCAAAGGGGATTTCAGCGAAAAAGCGCTGCCGGCCGATAAGCTGCTGCAACTGAAGGTTGGCGCGCAGATCATGTTCCTCAAGAACGATAAAGGAGAAAGCCGACGCTATTATAATGGTAAGATCGCCATCGTAGACCGGATCGAAAACGATAAGATCTTTGTACGCTTCCCCAATGAGCCCCAGGAAATGGAGCTGGAAAAAGAGACCTGGCGCAATATCCGTTACCAGTACAACCGGGAGCAGGACAATATTGAAGAGGAAGAGCTGGGCACCTATACCCAGTACCCCATCCGGCTGGCCTGGGCCATCACCATTCATAAAAGCCAGGGCCTCACTTTTGAGAAGGCCATCATTGACGCCGGCGCTTCTTTTGCGCCCGGCCAGGTTTATGTAGCCCTCAGCCGGCTCACCACCCTGGATGGGCTGATCCTCTTTTCCCGCATTCAGCCCCATGCTATCCAGACTGATGAGCGGGCCCTGCATTTCACCCGCAGCGCCAGGCCGGAAGACTTTCTCCTGGAAGAACTGCAGAAAGAACAGAAACTGTTTATAGGGAGATCACTGGTACAAAGTTTCGACTGGTCCAAGCTCTTCGCCAGCTTCCGCGATCATTTTGAATCCTACGAACGCCTGCAGCTGCCCGATAAGAATGCCGCTGTTCAATGGGCCTACCAGCTACTGGAAGAAGTGACCCGGCTCCAGGAAATGGCCGGAAAGTTCAACCGGCAACTGGAACAATTACTGCCCCAGGCTGAACAGGATAATTATCAGCACCTCCACCAGCGCATCGGCGCTGCAGTGGACTATTTCGGGAAACCCCTGGATGTTATTGCAACATCTATCCAGACCCATACCAGCGAATTAACAGGAAAACAAAAATCTAAAAAATACCTGGCAGCCCTGCGGGAACTGGCCCTGCTGCCGGATCGAAAGAAGCTGGAACTACAGGCCTGCCTGCTCATCACCGAAGGACTGACCAGACAGGAAGAGATAGGACAGCTGCTGCAACAGGTGGAAGAAAAAAAGATAGCCGGGCGCCAGCAGCAAGAAAAACTACCGCCACCCAAACCGGAAAAAGCCGCCAAAGGGGAAACCCGCCGCCTCAGCCTGCAACTGTTCCGGGAAGGAAAAGGCATGGCTGATATTGCCATAGAACGGAACCTGGCTATTTCCACCATTGAAACACACCTGGTCTCTTTTATCATTACCGGCGAGATCAGTATCACCGACATTGTGGATGCCGGCAAGGTTACACAGATACTACAGGCTATGGAAGCTATTGCTTTCACCGGTCATGCTGCCCAATCGCTGAAAGACAAGCTGGGAGAAAATTTTAGTTATGGGGAGATTAGGGCTGTGATCCAGCACCGCGACTGGCTGCAAACGGCCAGCAAGCCGCAGGAATAA
- a CDS encoding META domain-containing protein has translation MRVLLIIAACSLLLLAARPATHKGNLFSDQPVAANPTKDSGLTGKWYLLPVLPSDTATGNFPTITFHPKRKTFSGNSGCNDFNGSYSFTDTTIHFGENMRMTKMICTGFNEAAFMKSLLSANRYVLEDTVLILLFDATELSRWTRKPSREPVIKKA, from the coding sequence ATGCGTGTATTATTGATCATAGCGGCCTGCAGCCTGCTTTTGCTGGCCGCCCGACCTGCAACCCATAAGGGTAATTTATTTTCAGACCAGCCTGTGGCTGCCAACCCTACTAAGGATTCAGGTCTGACCGGCAAATGGTACCTGCTGCCTGTCCTGCCATCGGACACGGCCACCGGGAATTTCCCTACCATTACTTTTCATCCCAAAAGAAAAACGTTCTCCGGCAATAGTGGCTGCAATGATTTTAACGGCAGCTATTCCTTTACAGATACGACTATCCATTTCGGCGAAAATATGCGGATGACCAAAATGATATGTACCGGCTTCAATGAAGCGGCGTTCATGAAAAGTTTATTGAGCGCCAACCGGTATGTACTGGAAGATACGGTGCTGATACTCCTGTTTGATGCAACGGAATTATCGAGGTGGACGAGGAAACCTTCAAGGGAGCCGGTGATAAAGAAAGCCTGA
- a CDS encoding alpha/beta fold hydrolase codes for MQQLLLLHGAIGAKDQLAPLASALSTDFTIHTLNFSGHGGRPFGEKPFSMALFGEDVRAYIREQGLGSVAIFGYSMGGYVGMYLARHYPGLVSRLVTLGTKFEWTEAIAARQQRLFDAAAIREKAPGMATQLQQLHAPQDWVQVLQQTAGMLTAMGQLNPISATDYPLIQTPALLMQGDRDKMVPLEETIAVYKSLPAAECCILPATPHPLEQADISLIAGLIRGFLCKASPVG; via the coding sequence ATGCAACAGCTTCTGTTATTACATGGCGCTATTGGCGCTAAGGATCAGCTGGCGCCCCTTGCCAGCGCCTTGAGCACCGATTTCACTATTCATACCCTTAATTTCAGTGGTCACGGCGGCAGGCCTTTTGGAGAAAAACCTTTCTCCATGGCCCTTTTTGGGGAAGATGTACGGGCTTATATCCGGGAGCAGGGCCTGGGCAGCGTAGCTATCTTTGGATACAGTATGGGTGGTTATGTAGGCATGTATCTGGCCCGACATTATCCTGGCCTGGTGAGCAGGCTGGTAACACTGGGCACCAAGTTCGAATGGACTGAGGCCATCGCCGCCAGGCAACAAAGATTGTTTGATGCCGCGGCCATCCGGGAAAAAGCGCCTGGCATGGCTACACAGCTGCAGCAGCTGCATGCGCCCCAGGACTGGGTGCAGGTACTACAGCAAACGGCCGGCATGCTGACAGCTATGGGCCAGCTGAATCCTATCAGCGCCACCGATTACCCGCTGATACAGACACCGGCGCTGTTGATGCAGGGAGACCGCGACAAAATGGTGCCGCTGGAAGAGACCATTGCTGTCTACAAAAGCCTGCCCGCAGCTGAATGCTGCATCCTGCCGGCCACTCCCCATCCGTTGGAGCAGGCTGATATCAGTTTAATAGCGGGATTGATCCGGGGATTTTTGTGTAAAGCATCCCCCGTTGGCTGA
- a CDS encoding OmpA family protein, translating into MKLRQVSLVALSSILLFSCVSTKKYKAEQAKYQALADSMATLKGSLKNCEDLTADQARKNSSLQSEIDALNKQISFLKENNTTALKQLQDLSVISSSQAESIKKSLDNIGAKDAYIQTLQQSMARKDSLNMQLVMNLKGAIGNLNDQDINIKVDKGVVYVDISDKLLFKSGSYDITEKAKEVLGKVATVLKNQPNIEFMVEGHTDNIAFARGVLIDNWDLSTKRATAVVRVLQNQYGLDPAKITAAGRGEYVPVADNGTTEGKAANRRTRIVILPQLDQFFKLLEKQP; encoded by the coding sequence ATGAAGCTCAGACAAGTTTCTTTAGTAGCACTATCCTCTATCCTCCTGTTTTCCTGTGTTAGTACTAAAAAGTACAAAGCTGAACAAGCCAAGTACCAGGCGCTTGCCGATTCAATGGCCACATTAAAAGGCAGCCTGAAAAATTGCGAAGACCTGACCGCTGACCAGGCCCGTAAAAATTCGTCCCTGCAGTCAGAGATCGACGCCCTCAACAAGCAAATCTCTTTCCTTAAAGAAAACAATACCACAGCCCTGAAACAACTGCAGGATCTCTCCGTGATCTCCAGTTCTCAGGCTGAAAGCATCAAGAAGTCCCTGGATAATATCGGCGCCAAAGACGCTTATATCCAGACCCTGCAACAGTCTATGGCCCGCAAAGACTCCCTGAACATGCAACTGGTGATGAACCTGAAAGGCGCCATCGGCAACCTGAACGACCAGGACATCAACATCAAAGTTGACAAAGGTGTAGTGTACGTTGATATCTCTGACAAGCTCCTCTTCAAGAGCGGCAGCTATGATATCACCGAAAAGGCTAAAGAAGTACTGGGTAAAGTGGCCACTGTGCTGAAAAATCAACCCAACATCGAATTCATGGTGGAAGGTCATACCGACAATATTGCCTTTGCCCGTGGCGTCCTGATCGACAACTGGGATCTCAGTACCAAACGCGCTACAGCTGTAGTACGTGTACTGCAAAACCAGTATGGTCTGGATCCTGCTAAGATCACTGCTGCCGGCCGTGGCGAGTATGTACCTGTTGCTGATAATGGCACCACTGAAGGTAAAGCCGCTAACCGCCGCACCAGGATCGTGATCCTGCCCCAACTGGATCAGTTCTTCAAATTACTGGAAAAACAACCCTAA